One Sphingomonas sp. BT-65 genomic window carries:
- a CDS encoding site-specific DNA-methyltransferase, producing the protein MSVEIQSPQPVNFRTDPLVAAPASRPSEYLTLSAQEEAALVETARDPRNVEGLTHRHYHYPARFSPVFVGQAIDTFTDPGDLVVDPYVGGGTTLVEAYARGRNAVGSDISTLATFVSKTKLLRLSSDQAEVFLQLAGHVTNQINVHRPEPAFESWVQLGYFRNLNSSKRWRIRKAIAQAIAAIEEIADPVFEDLARCAVLRTAHWALDGRKQLPSMADFRRILEASSEGISRGAVALHEAVREHPIACPTVINRSIIGLETDAHVREAGPPRLIITSPPYPGVHVLYHRWQVDGRKESPAPFFIAKALDGSGESYYTMGGRKAHGLRTYFEQLEEALRSLAAIADDKTTLVQVVAFANPEWQLNRYLEVARNSGWQELGLSCLISEEDGRLWRIVPNRKWHATSRGQTGGAREVVLFHRLQKC; encoded by the coding sequence ATGAGCGTTGAAATTCAGTCGCCGCAGCCTGTCAATTTCAGAACAGACCCGCTCGTCGCGGCGCCGGCATCACGACCCTCGGAATATTTGACGCTGTCAGCACAGGAAGAGGCCGCGCTTGTCGAAACCGCGCGTGATCCACGAAATGTTGAAGGCCTGACTCACCGGCATTACCACTACCCAGCTCGCTTTTCACCAGTCTTCGTCGGTCAAGCCATTGATACGTTTACCGATCCTGGTGATCTAGTTGTTGATCCATACGTTGGCGGTGGAACAACGCTTGTTGAGGCTTATGCCCGTGGAAGAAACGCGGTCGGTAGCGATATTAGTACTTTGGCGACGTTCGTCTCCAAGACAAAATTGCTCCGCCTATCGTCAGACCAAGCTGAAGTTTTTCTGCAGCTAGCAGGTCATGTCACTAATCAGATTAATGTTCATCGCCCAGAGCCTGCTTTCGAAAGCTGGGTCCAGCTCGGATACTTTCGCAACCTCAATAGCTCCAAGCGTTGGCGCATTCGAAAGGCAATTGCGCAAGCCATTGCTGCGATTGAAGAAATTGCTGATCCTGTGTTCGAAGATTTGGCTCGTTGTGCAGTATTGCGTACCGCGCACTGGGCTCTCGACGGACGAAAGCAGTTGCCTTCCATGGCGGATTTTCGGCGAATACTGGAAGCCAGCTCCGAGGGGATTTCGAGAGGTGCAGTGGCACTTCATGAAGCCGTTCGCGAGCACCCGATTGCTTGTCCAACAGTCATCAATCGTTCTATTATCGGCCTTGAAACGGACGCGCATGTTCGCGAGGCGGGTCCCCCACGCTTAATCATCACGAGCCCGCCATACCCAGGCGTACACGTCCTCTATCACCGTTGGCAGGTTGATGGACGAAAGGAATCGCCCGCGCCGTTCTTCATTGCAAAAGCCTTGGACGGTTCCGGTGAAAGTTACTACACAATGGGCGGGCGCAAGGCTCATGGACTCCGTACTTATTTCGAGCAGTTGGAGGAAGCGCTTCGGTCGCTTGCCGCTATAGCAGATGACAAGACCACATTGGTGCAGGTCGTGGCATTCGCCAATCCAGAGTGGCAATTGAACCGCTATCTAGAAGTCGCGAGAAACTCGGGCTGGCAGGAACTCGGCCTTTCGTGTCTGATCAGCGAAGAAGATGGCCGACTGTGGCGTATCGTCCCAAATCGGAAATGGCACGCTACGAGCCGTGGGCAGACGGGCGGCGCGCGTGAAGTGGTACTTTTCCATCGACTGCAGAAGTGTTGA
- a CDS encoding winged helix-turn-helix domain-containing protein, with protein sequence MRKGAGTERLERFDHHRGVFILAKVRSRIARDIQPVRSRYLYMIALLDFIRRRGPTSPQDAYRWMIEQGIARKDDQVIIQKDGGSRFHKEVRFARQELFGASLIKRERNGKWGLTPAGETTFLTVDGARALVARRHGAAGADVEGEVLSSEGFAPTRGPVPVDWVGTIVRSTKSLCWTYAMQFGQTSIWKIGLACDVDGRARQLNQHIPHEVIQDKWMSAIRHPWNNAAEAYKMEQLILTELSDVRTAGERVRCCRERVDRAWHDSLHKMALE encoded by the coding sequence GTGAGGAAGGGGGCGGGCACTGAACGGCTCGAACGTTTCGACCATCATCGCGGGGTGTTCATTTTGGCTAAGGTTCGCAGTCGTATAGCTAGAGATATCCAGCCAGTTAGATCTCGCTACCTCTATATGATTGCATTGCTAGATTTCATCCGGCGCCGTGGGCCTACGTCTCCACAAGACGCCTATCGATGGATGATTGAGCAAGGTATTGCTCGCAAGGATGATCAGGTCATCATTCAGAAGGATGGCGGATCAAGGTTTCACAAGGAGGTCCGATTTGCCCGGCAGGAGCTTTTCGGCGCAAGTTTGATTAAGCGAGAGCGAAACGGGAAGTGGGGTTTAACGCCTGCTGGCGAAACCACTTTTCTTACCGTTGACGGTGCCAGGGCCCTTGTTGCTCGGCGCCATGGTGCTGCCGGTGCGGATGTGGAGGGAGAAGTTCTATCAAGTGAGGGATTTGCTCCGACTAGGGGGCCCGTCCCGGTAGATTGGGTCGGGACAATCGTCCGCTCCACAAAGTCGTTGTGCTGGACGTATGCGATGCAGTTCGGCCAAACCTCGATTTGGAAAATTGGACTTGCGTGTGACGTTGACGGTCGCGCTAGGCAGCTGAATCAGCACATTCCGCATGAAGTAATTCAGGATAAATGGATGTCGGCTATCCGCCATCCATGGAACAATGCAGCAGAGGCTTACAAAATGGAGCAGTTGATCCTGACTGAATTAAGTGATGTTAGGACTGCTGGCGAAAGAGTACGATGTTGCCGAGAGCGGGTGGACCGCGCTTGGCATGACTCACTTCATAAAATGGCGCTTGAATGA
- a CDS encoding type VI secretion protein ImpB produces the protein MATAPLLDLPPRPLRWLYLDLNSFFAAVEQQLNPELRGKPVIVAPVNSDTTVAIAASVEAKKYGIRTGTPVWEAKRLCRDLLIAPGQHEKYVEFHNAIVAEVWRHIPVTHVCSIDEVACRLLDNENDPATAIALAKRIKAGIRANVGECLTSSVGIAPNRLLAKLASDMQKPDGLTMLTQDMLPHRLFDVPLRDIAGIGAKMEKRLAQQGILDIGQLCERRPRDAGSAWGGVNGDRLWYLLHGFDLPEKPTQNSTIGHSHVLSPRKRGLEPTRLTARRLALKSASRLRRKGYVSRLLVLHARFEDDKSTWRTSIKLPSTQDSFTVLHALDSIFPRLAAAGRTRPGVFAIRMVGVTLAEIAPLQGEQQSLFAALDPNDPLARETRTLSLSKAMDRINEKFGRHAVSVGPMDGSRIDRVGTKIAFGRIPDLDEFHE, from the coding sequence ATGGCGACGGCGCCTCTCCTCGACTTGCCCCCGCGGCCGCTGCGCTGGCTGTATCTCGACCTCAACAGCTTCTTCGCCGCGGTCGAGCAGCAGCTGAATCCGGAGCTGCGCGGCAAGCCGGTGATCGTCGCGCCGGTCAACAGCGACACCACCGTCGCCATCGCCGCCTCGGTCGAGGCCAAGAAGTACGGCATCCGCACCGGCACCCCCGTGTGGGAAGCCAAGCGCCTGTGCCGCGACCTCCTCATCGCCCCCGGCCAGCACGAGAAATATGTCGAGTTCCACAATGCGATCGTCGCGGAGGTGTGGCGGCACATCCCGGTCACCCATGTCTGCTCGATCGACGAGGTCGCCTGCCGCCTGCTCGACAACGAGAACGACCCCGCGACCGCGATCGCGCTGGCGAAGCGGATCAAGGCCGGCATCCGCGCCAATGTCGGCGAGTGTCTGACCAGCTCGGTCGGCATCGCCCCCAACCGCCTGCTCGCCAAGCTCGCCAGCGACATGCAGAAGCCCGACGGCTTGACCATGCTGACGCAGGACATGCTGCCCCACCGCCTGTTCGACGTCCCCTTGCGCGACATCGCCGGGATCGGCGCCAAGATGGAGAAGCGGCTGGCGCAGCAGGGCATCCTCGACATCGGCCAGCTGTGCGAGCGCCGCCCGCGCGATGCCGGCTCGGCCTGGGGCGGGGTCAATGGCGACCGGCTCTGGTATCTGCTGCACGGCTTCGACCTGCCCGAGAAGCCCACGCAGAACAGCACCATCGGCCACAGCCACGTCCTCTCGCCCCGCAAGCGCGGGCTCGAACCCACCCGCCTGACCGCCCGCCGCCTCGCGCTCAAATCCGCCAGCCGGTTGCGCCGCAAGGGCTATGTCAGCCGCCTGCTCGTGCTCCACGCGCGGTTCGAGGACGACAAGTCGACCTGGCGCACCTCGATCAAGCTGCCTTCGACTCAGGACAGCTTCACCGTGCTCCATGCGCTCGACTCGATCTTCCCGCGCCTCGCCGCCGCCGGCCGCACCCGTCCCGGCGTCTTCGCGATCCGCATGGTCGGCGTGACGCTGGCCGAGATCGCCCCGCTCCAGGGCGAGCAGCAATCGCTGTTCGCCGCGCTCGACCCCAACGATCCGCTCGCCCGGGAGACGCGTACTCTCTCGCTGAGCAAGGCGATGGACCGAATCAACGAGAAGTTCGGGCGCCACGCGGTCTCGGTCGGGCCGATGGATGGCAGCCGGATCGATCGCGTGGGAACGAAAATTGCGTTCGGCCGCATCCCCGATCTCGATGAATTTCACGAATGA
- a CDS encoding GFA family protein, whose translation MTEPYTGGCACGAIRYQVSSEPAMMNLCQCRQCQRDSGTGHAAHVTFVGAQVETSGQPSFWEMVGEGGTRKHRAFCPTCGSPVYIAFPDMPEVFVASAGSLDDPSRYHPQVVLWTAARQAWDHLDPALTAFDKMPPM comes from the coding sequence ATGACCGAACCCTATACCGGCGGCTGCGCCTGCGGTGCGATCCGCTACCAGGTCTCGAGCGAACCGGCGATGATGAACCTCTGCCAGTGCCGCCAGTGCCAACGCGACAGCGGCACCGGCCATGCTGCGCACGTCACCTTCGTCGGCGCGCAGGTGGAGACCAGCGGCCAGCCCAGCTTCTGGGAAATGGTCGGCGAGGGCGGCACCCGCAAGCATCGCGCTTTCTGCCCGACATGCGGCTCGCCCGTCTACATCGCCTTCCCCGACATGCCCGAGGTGTTCGTGGCGAGCGCCGGCAGCCTCGACGATCCGTCGCGCTACCATCCGCAGGTGGTGCTGTGGACCGCCGCGCGTCAGGCCTGGGATCATCTCGATCCCGCGCTCACCGCCTTCGACAAAATGCCCCCGATGTGA
- a CDS encoding thioredoxin family protein yields MQHEIVSREEWMTARKALFEKERAMTHALDELRAERRGLPWVRVQKHYVFEGPDGPRTLGDLFGERSQLAVYHFMLAPGSEHLCPGCSYTMDHTDAARQHFEHADLAFAAVSRAPVEQIEAVKQRMGWTFPWVSSDEGDFNYDFCVSFKQEDREAGTALYNYGLTQIQRSADMFGVSVFAKNDAGEIFHSYSTYHRGTELLMGAMNWLDLTPKGRNETGGTMSWVRLHDEY; encoded by the coding sequence ATGCAACACGAAATCGTATCGCGCGAGGAATGGATGACCGCGCGCAAGGCGCTGTTCGAGAAGGAACGCGCGATGACCCATGCGCTCGACGAATTGCGCGCCGAGCGGCGCGGGCTGCCCTGGGTGCGGGTGCAGAAACATTATGTATTCGAAGGGCCGGACGGGCCGCGCACGTTGGGCGACCTGTTTGGGGAGCGCAGCCAGCTCGCCGTCTATCACTTCATGCTGGCGCCGGGATCGGAGCATCTCTGCCCCGGCTGCTCCTACACGATGGACCACACCGACGCGGCGCGGCAGCATTTCGAGCATGCCGACCTCGCCTTTGCCGCGGTGTCACGTGCGCCGGTCGAGCAGATCGAGGCGGTCAAGCAGCGGATGGGCTGGACCTTCCCCTGGGTCTCGTCGGACGAGGGCGACTTCAACTATGACTTCTGCGTCTCGTTCAAGCAGGAGGACCGGGAAGCGGGGACCGCGCTCTACAACTACGGACTGACGCAGATCCAGCGTAGCGCCGACATGTTCGGGGTGAGCGTGTTCGCGAAGAACGACGCGGGCGAGATCTTCCACAGCTACTCAACCTATCATCGCGGCACCGAACTGCTGATGGGTGCGATGAACTGGCTCGACCTGACGCCCAAGGGCCGCAACGAGACCGGCGGGACGATGAGCTGGGTGCGGCTGCACGACGAATATTGA
- a CDS encoding sigma-70 family RNA polymerase sigma factor produces MNEQERAGAAESFDPLRPKLIRVAYRMLGSVADAEDVVQEAFVRWMGTDRSVVREPEAFLRRIVTRLCLDQLKSARHQRETYIGPWLPDPVIEEEPEEDVTLPLMLALERLSPLERAAFLLHDVFGVSFDEVAKTLDRDAAACRQLATRARAHVREARPRFQVEQQHGIEIAEAFFAASRTGDMTALGAMLAADVSMHSDGGGKRAAAMQVVLGFRHVMKLHKSLAVLFGKYGSKLVRTCFVNGLPGFVTLEADGELQTTALEIEDGRITAIYLTRNPDKLRHLH; encoded by the coding sequence CTGAACGAACAGGAGCGCGCGGGCGCGGCGGAGTCGTTCGACCCGCTGCGCCCCAAGCTCATCCGCGTCGCCTATCGCATGCTCGGCTCGGTCGCCGATGCCGAGGATGTGGTGCAGGAGGCGTTCGTACGCTGGATGGGTACCGACCGCTCGGTGGTGCGCGAGCCCGAGGCGTTCCTGCGCCGCATCGTCACGCGCCTCTGCCTCGACCAGCTCAAGTCCGCGCGGCACCAGCGCGAGACCTATATCGGCCCGTGGCTCCCCGATCCGGTGATTGAGGAGGAGCCGGAGGAGGACGTCACCCTCCCGCTGATGCTCGCGCTCGAACGCCTCTCGCCGCTCGAACGCGCCGCCTTCCTGCTCCACGACGTGTTCGGCGTGTCGTTCGACGAAGTGGCGAAGACGCTCGACCGCGACGCCGCCGCCTGCCGCCAGCTCGCGACACGCGCCCGCGCGCATGTTCGCGAGGCGCGGCCGCGCTTCCAGGTCGAGCAGCAGCACGGGATCGAGATCGCCGAAGCCTTTTTCGCCGCCTCGCGCACCGGCGACATGACCGCACTCGGCGCGATGCTCGCGGCGGACGTCAGCATGCACTCCGACGGCGGCGGCAAGCGCGCCGCGGCGATGCAGGTGGTGCTCGGCTTCAGGCACGTGATGAAGCTGCACAAGTCGCTCGCCGTGCTGTTCGGCAAATATGGCTCGAAACTCGTCCGCACGTGCTTCGTCAACGGCCTGCCCGGCTTCGTCACGCTCGAGGCGGACGGCGAGCTGCAGACCACCGCGCTGGAGATCGAGGACGGCCGCATCACCGCCATCTATCTCACCCGCAACCCGGACAAGCTGCGGCATCTGCACTAA
- a CDS encoding ATP-binding protein, which produces MTDERGALRVGAHVLVQLGSELVTDVEQALLECVKNAYDADSPGCRIKIQTEERGHLEESDSSEALYKFRDPAENVTVRFVTEDGSPLQRQPDPPAPIVRRIEYQGRISIEDSGTGISFEDLSRSWLVISASIKRSGNDGPKSKTVLGRTPLGDKGLGRLGTMKLGDILLVESATSPSGEIASAWFRWADCERAQTVDEIPVKLSRTENTTGFKGTRVSVLGLRDLEEWRRKDRLGEVTRSLARLISPFEAASTFPVTVELNEGEQSLALVTEELLARAVADFQFDWQNIDGKPVLIAKARLHRRLLTSQRTRALRERTARVFEEDGGRAFAEYLKSSRRLKGYASKTIDPQTPWFAEIEHIYKGSDLFSKSDHSTQNPGIFSGAFYFFHFVGDEEDQTGAASGTGANLRIVRDLAGIAILRDGFQVRNRGDWLGLSAGMTSGSTYNLRPENTLGYFSLSGERNYRLTEKSDREGFVDNAAYRGFLAIARTCRDFANDAIVNVRRSLDEYDKELKDAQRSTTSSDDDLSRVGSLAEATTKLSELITSIAHEVSQLGSEKNDNEERKNRVIALTKNAESLSSAAMSGAESPEILVGRIERELNEGRERTIALIESAAAGLASRGLTHELRAHLAEIRHRVTNIERSAGVSREVSAHLTAIRRSCNAIAQAAAQVDPLIPRVREPKNSFSVDSVIRSYFEQRAGILSTVDISVEVTGGDLVVRMSESRLLQAIDNLTRNSIFWLSQLPKGRDRRIDVAVDQRGFIFSDNGPGIDPLVEETLFDLFVTTRQHEQGGQGLGLFISSELLALDGCSISLLPDRNRNRRKYKFFIDLSVVRRGS; this is translated from the coding sequence GTGACTGATGAACGGGGCGCCCTACGTGTTGGCGCACACGTACTTGTTCAACTTGGGAGCGAACTCGTCACTGACGTCGAGCAAGCGCTACTTGAGTGCGTTAAGAACGCCTACGACGCTGACTCACCTGGTTGCAGAATTAAAATTCAAACCGAGGAGCGGGGCCACCTTGAGGAGAGCGATAGCTCCGAGGCCCTCTACAAGTTTCGGGATCCGGCAGAAAATGTGACCGTCAGGTTCGTGACGGAAGATGGCAGCCCTCTTCAAAGGCAGCCCGATCCGCCCGCCCCCATTGTGCGAAGGATCGAGTATCAGGGTAGAATATCGATTGAAGACTCAGGGACGGGAATTTCCTTTGAAGACCTGAGCAGATCATGGCTGGTGATCAGTGCGTCGATTAAGCGCAGTGGGAATGATGGGCCAAAGAGCAAGACTGTGCTCGGCCGCACGCCCTTAGGGGACAAGGGATTGGGCCGCCTTGGAACGATGAAACTCGGCGACATCCTGCTCGTTGAGTCGGCAACGTCTCCCTCAGGTGAAATCGCCTCCGCGTGGTTTCGATGGGCGGACTGCGAGCGCGCGCAGACGGTTGACGAAATCCCCGTAAAACTTTCCCGAACTGAGAACACCACTGGCTTTAAGGGGACACGTGTTTCCGTCCTTGGATTACGGGACCTGGAGGAGTGGCGGCGAAAAGACCGATTAGGGGAAGTTACGCGCAGCCTAGCCCGACTGATCTCTCCCTTTGAGGCCGCTTCAACCTTTCCAGTTACTGTCGAGCTGAACGAGGGAGAGCAATCGCTGGCGCTCGTCACGGAAGAGCTGCTTGCAAGAGCCGTCGCCGATTTTCAATTTGATTGGCAGAACATCGACGGAAAGCCAGTCCTTATCGCGAAAGCAAGGCTGCATCGCCGTCTTCTGACCTCCCAGCGCACTCGAGCTCTGCGCGAGAGGACTGCTAGAGTCTTTGAGGAGGATGGAGGAAGGGCGTTTGCAGAGTATCTCAAAAGCAGCCGGCGCTTGAAGGGCTACGCAAGCAAGACTATCGATCCACAAACGCCATGGTTCGCCGAGATTGAGCATATATATAAAGGATCGGACCTTTTCTCGAAATCGGACCATTCAACACAGAATCCTGGCATATTCTCTGGAGCATTTTACTTCTTCCATTTTGTAGGTGATGAAGAAGATCAGACAGGGGCGGCATCTGGAACTGGAGCAAATCTACGTATCGTTCGGGATTTGGCAGGAATCGCAATATTAAGGGACGGCTTCCAAGTTAGAAACCGAGGAGATTGGCTCGGCCTGTCTGCGGGCATGACTTCCGGAAGCACCTACAATCTCCGACCTGAAAATACACTTGGATATTTTTCGCTCAGTGGCGAAAGAAATTATAGGCTTACTGAAAAATCTGACCGGGAAGGATTTGTTGACAACGCCGCCTATCGGGGGTTCCTCGCTATTGCTCGCACTTGCCGTGATTTTGCAAATGATGCGATTGTAAATGTACGCAGGTCACTTGACGAATATGATAAAGAGCTAAAGGACGCTCAGAGATCAACCACCTCTTCTGATGACGATCTCTCGCGGGTCGGCTCCCTGGCGGAAGCTACTACTAAATTAAGTGAGCTTATTACAAGCATTGCGCATGAAGTGTCGCAACTGGGCAGCGAGAAGAACGACAACGAAGAACGTAAAAATCGTGTCATTGCCCTCACAAAGAATGCGGAGAGCCTATCGAGCGCCGCTATGTCTGGGGCCGAGTCTCCTGAGATTCTCGTAGGCCGCATCGAAAGGGAGCTTAACGAAGGCCGTGAACGAACAATCGCGCTCATCGAAAGCGCTGCTGCTGGCCTAGCCTCACGCGGGCTTACCCACGAGCTAAGAGCGCACCTTGCTGAAATTAGGCATCGAGTGACTAACATCGAGCGGAGCGCTGGAGTCAGCCGAGAGGTCTCTGCCCATCTCACTGCTATTCGAAGGTCGTGTAACGCGATTGCTCAAGCCGCTGCGCAGGTGGACCCCTTAATACCGCGCGTACGCGAGCCAAAGAACTCGTTCTCGGTGGATAGTGTGATTAGATCCTATTTCGAGCAAAGAGCAGGGATTCTGAGTACGGTGGATATCTCCGTGGAAGTGACGGGTGGCGATCTCGTTGTCCGCATGAGCGAGTCGAGGCTGCTACAAGCAATCGACAATCTAACCAGAAATAGTATTTTTTGGTTGAGCCAGCTCCCTAAAGGTCGAGATAGGCGCATTGATGTGGCTGTTGATCAGCGAGGTTTCATATTCTCGGATAATGGCCCCGGGATTGATCCGCTTGTAGAAGAAACATTATTCGACCTATTTGTTACGACACGGCAGCATGAACAGGGCGGGCAAGGTCTCGGATTGTTCATATCGAGCGAACTACTTGCACTCGATGGCTGCAGCATTTCGCTGTTGCCGGATCGGAATCGGAATAGGAGAAAATATAAGTTTTTCATCGACTTATCGGTAGTTCGTCGAGGAAGCTAG
- a CDS encoding carboxymuconolactone decarboxylase family protein, with translation MTAKLNPYTAAPSVMKPWFAASTAIEASLEPSLIELVKIRSSQINQCANCINMHTEEARAKGETEKRIYLLSAWREAPDYTPRERAALGWVDALTRLSEGHNLREAYDALAAEFSEEEQVKLTLMINIINGWNRLAVGFHLWTEPAAIKSVQAQVA, from the coding sequence ATGACTGCCAAGCTCAATCCCTACACCGCCGCCCCCAGCGTGATGAAGCCGTGGTTCGCGGCCTCCACCGCGATCGAGGCGAGCCTCGAACCGTCGCTGATCGAGCTGGTCAAGATCCGCTCGTCGCAGATCAACCAGTGCGCCAACTGCATCAACATGCACACCGAGGAAGCGCGCGCCAAGGGCGAGACCGAGAAGCGCATCTATCTGCTGTCGGCATGGCGCGAGGCGCCGGACTATACCCCGCGCGAGCGCGCCGCGCTCGGCTGGGTCGACGCCTTGACGCGCCTTTCCGAAGGCCACAACCTCCGCGAAGCCTATGACGCGCTCGCCGCCGAGTTCAGCGAGGAGGAACAGGTGAAGCTCACCCTGATGATCAACATCATCAACGGCTGGAACCGGCTCGCGGTCGGCTTCCACCTGTGGACCGAGCCGGCGGCGATCAAGTCCGTCCAGGCGCAGGTCGCGTGA
- a CDS encoding glutamine cyclotransferase, with amino-acid sequence MNHAASAEIIREYGPFPTGDVAGVSFDGARVWFATGERIEALDPDSGEITGGVDVPADAGTAFDGTHLWQIAEAVIRKVDPRTGAVLATIPAPGKGGDSGLTWAEGSLWVGEYRAASIHQIDPATGKVLRTIKSDRFVTGVTWVDGELWHGTWQDDASDLRRIDPDSGKVLERLDMPESTGISGLESDGAGRFFAGGGQSGKVRAIRRPGHAAAA; translated from the coding sequence ATGAACCATGCAGCATCCGCAGAAATCATCCGCGAATACGGCCCCTTTCCCACCGGCGACGTCGCCGGCGTCAGCTTCGACGGCGCGCGCGTCTGGTTCGCCACCGGCGAGCGCATCGAGGCGCTCGACCCCGACAGCGGCGAGATCACCGGCGGGGTGGATGTTCCCGCCGACGCCGGCACCGCGTTCGACGGCACCCACCTCTGGCAGATCGCCGAGGCGGTGATCCGCAAGGTCGATCCCAGGACCGGCGCGGTGCTCGCGACCATCCCCGCCCCCGGCAAGGGCGGCGACTCCGGCCTCACCTGGGCCGAAGGCTCGCTCTGGGTCGGCGAATATCGCGCCGCCAGCATCCACCAGATCGATCCAGCGACCGGCAAGGTGCTGCGTACGATCAAGTCCGACCGCTTCGTCACCGGCGTCACCTGGGTCGATGGCGAGCTGTGGCACGGCACCTGGCAGGACGATGCCAGCGACCTGCGCCGCATCGATCCCGACAGCGGCAAGGTGCTGGAGCGGCTCGACATGCCCGAGAGCACCGGCATCTCCGGCCTCGAATCCGACGGCGCCGGCCGCTTCTTCGCGGGCGGCGGCCAGAGCGGCAAGGTCCGCGCGATCCGCCGGCCGGGTCATGCGGCGGCCGCTTGA
- a CDS encoding HTH domain-containing protein, with amino-acid sequence MDSLINAAARALAAGNPLAALDRVALREDPAALALRGIAMAQLGDLARARDLLRRAARAFGTREPVARARCIVAEAEIALVSRDLGAPMRGLDAARATLAAHGDRANAAHAGYLEARRLLLIGRLEDAAATLAALDADALPLASRAGAWLVAAGIAMRRIEAAPARAALDRAASAAHQAGIPALVAEVDQAVRAFEAPAARLVTQEDARLLGLAEVEALLASDTLVIDACRTVIRARKATVPLASRPVLFALASTLAEAWPGDVPRLQLLQRAFRAREADESHRARLRVEIGRLRAELESLAEVSATEDGFILKPRAGRAVALLLPPQEEAHADVLALLADGEAWSSSALALALDVSPRTVQRALEVLTAAGKADGFGRGRARRWMARQTVGFPTSLLLPAVLPGA; translated from the coding sequence ATGGACTCGCTGATCAACGCCGCCGCTCGAGCGCTCGCCGCGGGCAATCCGCTCGCTGCGCTCGACCGCGTCGCGCTGCGCGAGGACCCGGCTGCACTCGCGCTGCGCGGTATCGCCATGGCGCAGCTCGGCGACCTGGCCCGCGCCCGCGATCTGCTGCGCCGCGCCGCCCGCGCCTTCGGAACGCGCGAGCCGGTGGCACGCGCCCGCTGCATCGTCGCCGAGGCCGAGATCGCGCTGGTCTCGCGCGATCTCGGCGCACCGATGCGCGGTCTCGACGCCGCGCGCGCCACGCTCGCGGCGCATGGCGACCGCGCCAATGCCGCGCATGCCGGCTATCTCGAGGCGCGGCGCCTGCTGCTGATCGGGCGGCTCGAGGATGCCGCAGCGACGCTCGCCGCCCTCGATGCCGATGCGCTGCCGCTCGCGTCGCGCGCCGGCGCTTGGCTGGTGGCGGCGGGCATCGCGATGCGCCGCATCGAGGCCGCACCCGCCCGTGCCGCGCTCGACCGTGCAGCCAGCGCCGCGCATCAGGCCGGCATCCCCGCGCTCGTTGCCGAGGTGGATCAGGCGGTCCGCGCGTTCGAGGCACCCGCCGCTCGGCTGGTGACGCAAGAGGACGCGCGGCTGCTCGGCCTTGCCGAGGTCGAGGCGCTGCTCGCCTCCGATACGCTGGTCATCGACGCCTGCCGCACGGTGATACGGGCGCGCAAGGCCACCGTCCCGCTCGCCAGCCGCCCGGTGCTGTTCGCGCTCGCCAGCACGCTGGCCGAGGCGTGGCCGGGCGACGTTCCGCGCCTCCAATTGCTCCAGCGCGCGTTCCGCGCCCGCGAGGCCGACGAGTCGCATCGCGCCCGCCTGCGCGTCGAGATCGGCCGGCTGCGCGCCGAGCTCGAATCCCTGGCGGAGGTCAGCGCCACCGAGGACGGTTTCATTCTGAAGCCACGTGCCGGCCGCGCGGTCGCGCTGCTCCTCCCCCCGCAGGAGGAAGCCCATGCCGATGTGCTGGCGCTGCTCGCCGATGGCGAGGCCTGGTCGAGCTCGGCGCTCGCGCTCGCGCTCGACGTCAGCCCGCGCACCGTCCAGCGCGCGCTCGAGGTGCTGACGGCGGCGGGCAAGGCCGACGGATTCGGCCGCGGCCGCGCGCGCCGCTGGATGGCGCGGCAGACCGTGGGTTTCCCGACAAGCTTGTTACTCCCGGCGGTTCTGCCGGGGGCTTAG